From Streptomyces sp. SAI-135:
AACGCGTCGCGCTGCTCGGGGCGTCCGGGCGGGTTCCCCGGAGCGGCGGTCGCCGCCGTCCGTCGTGCCGGCTGTACGGGCTGTGCGGTGTCGCTCACGCTTCTCCCTGTCCGTCTCCTGTGGAACCCGCGAGGGAGAATACGCGTCTTCCAGGAGTTGCCCGTGCGGCGGGGGTGAGCGGCATTCGGCTCGCCTCACCCCTCGTGGGCGACGTAAACCTCCGCGGCGCGTAACGTGGCGCACCATGAAGATCCTGATCAGCGCCGACATGGAGGGCGCCACCGGCGTGACCTGGCCGGCCGACGTGCTGCCGGGCACCCCGCAGTGGGAGCGGTGCCGGTCGATGTTCACCTCGGACGTGAACGCCGCCGTGCTGGGCTTCTTCGACGGGGGCGCCGACGAGGTGCTCGTCAACGAGGCCCACTGGACCATGCGCAATCTGCTCCTGGAGCGGCTCGACGAGCGCGCGCAGATGCTCACCGGCCGGCACAAGTCGCTGTCCATGGTCGAGGGCGTGCAGCACGGCGACGTCGACGGCATCGCGTTCGTCGGCTACCACGCGGGCGCGGGCCAGGAGGGCGTCCTCGCCCACACCTACCTCGCCAACTCCATCACCGGGGTGTGGCTGAACGACGTCCCCGCCAGCGAGGGACACCTCAACGCGCACGTGGTCGCGGAGTACGGCGTCCCCGTCGTGCTGGTCACCGGGGACGACGTGGCCTGCGAGGACGCCCTCGGGTACGCACCCGGGGCGCTGAAGGTCGCCGTCAAGGACCATGTCTCGCGGTACGCGGCCGTCTGCCGCACCCCGGCCCGCACCGCCGCCGACATCCGGGCCGCCGCGAAGGAGGCCGCACAGCTGGCGGCCCGTCAGGAACCGGTGCAGGCGGGCCCGTTCACGATCGCCGTCGAGTTCGACGCCGAGCACCTCGCCATGGCCGCCACCGTGGTGCCGGGCGTCGAGCGGATCGGGGCGCGGAAGGTGGCGTACACGAGCGGGACCATGTACGCGGGCATCCGTACCTTCAAGGCGGTCACCACCATCGTCTCGGCCGCCGTGGAGGAGCAGTATGGCTGACCAGCAGGCACTGGACGAGGTCGTCCGGTTCACCTCCGACCTCATCCGCCTCGACACCACCAACCGCGGCGGCGGCGACTGCCAGGAGCGCCCCGCCGCCGAGTACGCGGCCGAACAGCTGGCCGGGGCGGGCCTGGAGCCCCTGATGCTGGAGCGCACCAAGGGCCGTACCAACGTCGTCGCCCGCATCGAGGGCACCGACCCGTCGGCGGACGCGCTGCTCGTGCACGGTCATCTGGACGTGGTGCCCGCCGAGGCCGCCGACTGGAGCGTGCACCCCTTCTCCGGGGAGATCCGCGACGGGGTCGTCTGGGGCCGCGGCGCGGTCGACATGAAGAACATGGACGCGATGATCCTGGCCGTCGTCCGGTCCTGGGCCCGGCTGGGCGTACGGCCCCGGCGGGACCTCGTGGTCGCGTTCACCGCCGACGAGGAGGCCAGCGCCGAGGACGGCTCCGGATTCCTGGCCGACGAGCACCCCGAGCTCTTCGAGGGCTGCACGGAGGGGGTCAGCGAATCGGGGGCGTTCACCTTCCACGACGGCGCCGGGCGGCAGATCTACCCGATCGCGGCGGGGGAGCGCGGCACCGGCTGGCTCAAGCTCACCGCGCGCGGCCGCGCCGGGCACGGTTCCAAGGTCAACAAGGAGAACGCGGTCACCCGGCTCGCCGCCGCCGTGACCCGCATCGGTGAGCACGAGTGGCCGCTCAGGCTCACCCCGACCGT
This genomic window contains:
- a CDS encoding M55 family metallopeptidase, whose protein sequence is MKILISADMEGATGVTWPADVLPGTPQWERCRSMFTSDVNAAVLGFFDGGADEVLVNEAHWTMRNLLLERLDERAQMLTGRHKSLSMVEGVQHGDVDGIAFVGYHAGAGQEGVLAHTYLANSITGVWLNDVPASEGHLNAHVVAEYGVPVVLVTGDDVACEDALGYAPGALKVAVKDHVSRYAAVCRTPARTAADIRAAAKEAAQLAARQEPVQAGPFTIAVEFDAEHLAMAATVVPGVERIGARKVAYTSGTMYAGIRTFKAVTTIVSAAVEEQYG
- a CDS encoding M20/M25/M40 family metallo-hydrolase → MADQQALDEVVRFTSDLIRLDTTNRGGGDCQERPAAEYAAEQLAGAGLEPLMLERTKGRTNVVARIEGTDPSADALLVHGHLDVVPAEAADWSVHPFSGEIRDGVVWGRGAVDMKNMDAMILAVVRSWARLGVRPRRDLVVAFTADEEASAEDGSGFLADEHPELFEGCTEGVSESGAFTFHDGAGRQIYPIAAGERGTGWLKLTARGRAGHGSKVNKENAVTRLAAAVTRIGEHEWPLRLTPTVRAALGELAALYGIETDLTDVDGLLEKLGPAAKLVEATVRNSANPTMLEAGYKLNVIPGEAVAYVDGRYLPGGEDEFRTTLDLLTGPDVDWEYSHREVALQAPVDSPTYARMRAAVEEFAPEGYVVPYCMSGGTDAKQFSRLGITGYGFAPLKLPEGFDYQALFHGVDERVPVEALHFGVRVLDRFLRTA